The genomic window AGGGATTACCAATATTGTGCTACCTACGGtattaataaacaaaaaggaCACTTCGTCTCTATGAGAATCTCTATGTGGTGCCTTCAGACAAAACTTCACCAGGTTTAGAGagaaaacccctgtctctacaccTCCATTCCCAGGGCGAGCTCACTCTCTGGCATCAAGTTCCCCGTGATGAGTTTCCCTGTACAAAGGTCCAAGGGGAGAGgtaggagagggaggcagggagtccAGTTCAGGGACGGGGATTCCAGGACGAGTAGCGAAGgggaagaggctgggtgcagccTGGGGGGTCTCTCCCTGGTTTCCACAGACAGATACTTGTCCAGGACTCAGGCAGACAGTGTGACAAAGAGGCTTGGTGTCGGAGAGGGATCAGGACGAAGTCCCAGGTCCCGGGCGTGGCTCTCAGGGCCTCGGGCCTTATCTGCATTGGGGAGGTGCAGAGTTGGGGATTCCCCACTCCCCTAGTTTCACTTCTTCTCCCAACAGTGTCGGGTCCTTCTTCCAGGATACTCGTCACGCGTCCCAGTTCCCACTCTCATTGGGTGTCGGATGTCTAGAGAAGCCAATCAGCGTCGCCGCGGTCTCAGTTCTAAAGTCCCCACGCGCCCACCCGGACTCAGAGTCTCCTCAGACGCCGAGATGCGGGTCATGGCGCCCCGAaccctcctcctgctgctctcgGGGGCCCTGGCCCTGACCGAGACCTGGGCCGGTGAGTGCGGGGTTGGGAGGGAATTGGCCTCGGCGGGGAGGAGCGAGGGGACCGCAGGCGGGGGCGCAGGACCCGGGGAGCCGCGCGGGGAGGAGGGTCGGGCGGGTCTCAGCCTCTCCTCGCCCCCAGGCTCGCACTCCTTGAGGTATTTGTACACCACTGTGTCCCGGCCCGGCCGCGGGGAGCCCCGCTTCATCTCCGTGGGCTACGTGGACGACACGCAGTTCGTGCGGTTCGACAGCGACGCCGAGAGTCCGAGAGAGGAGCCGCGGGCGCCGTGGATGGAGCAGGAGGGGCCGGAGTATTGGGAAGAGCAGACACGGATCGCCAAGGGCAACGCACAGACTGACCGAGCGGACCTGGGGACCCTGCGCGGCTACTACAACCAGAGCGAGGCGGGTGAGTGGCCCCGGCCCGGGGCGCAGGTCACGACCCCTCCCCATCCCTCACGGACGACCCGGGTCTTACCCGAGTTTCTGGGTCCGAGATCCGCCCCGAGGCCGCGGGACCCGCCCAGACCCTCGACCGGGGAGAGCCCCAGGCGCCTTCACCCGGTTACATTTTCACTTGAGGACAAAATCCTCGCGGGTTGgtcggggcggggcggggctcgGTGGGCGGGGCTGACCACGGGGGCGGGGCCAGGGTCTCACACCCTCCAGACGATGTACGGCTGCGACCTGGGACCCGACGGGCGCCTCCTCCGCGGGTATTACCAGGACGCCTACGACGGCAAGGATTACATCGCCCTGAACGAGGACCTGCGCTCCTGGACCGCCGCGGACATGGCGGCTCAGAACACCCAGCGGAACTGGGAAGCGGCCGGTGAGGCAGAGCAGTGGAGAGCCTACCTGGAGGGCGAGTGCCTGGAGTGGCTCCGCAGATACCTGGAGAACGGGAAGGAGACGCTGCAGCGCGCGAGTACcaggggcagtggggagccttCCCCATCACCTCTAGATCGCCCGGGATGGCCTCCCATGAGGAGGGGAGGAAAATGGGATCAGTGCTAGAATGTCCCCTCCCTTGAATGGAGAATGGCGTGAGTTTTCCTGATTTCCTCTGAGGGCCCCTCTGCTCTCTAGGACAATTAAGGGATGACGTCTCTGAGGACATGGAGTGGAAGACAGTCCCTAGAATACAGATCAGGGGTCCCCTTTGACTCCTGAGAGCCTTGGGCACCGTGAATTTTTCTCTCAGGCCTTATTCTCTGCCTCACACTAAATGCGTTTGAAGGTCTGATTCCAGCTTTTCTGAGTCCCTCGGCCTCCACTCAGGTCAGGACCAGAAGTCCCTGTTCCTCCCTCAGAGACTAGAACTCTCCAAGGAATAGGAGATTATCCCAGATGCCTGTGTCCAGGCTGGTGTCTGGGTTCTGTGCTCCCTCCCTCACCCCAGGTGTCCTGTTCATTCTCAGGGTGGTCACATGGGTGCTGCTGGAGTGTCCCATGAGAGATGCAAAGCGCCTGAATTTTCTGACTCTTCCCATCAGATCCCCCAAAGACACACGTGACCCACCACCCCGTCTCTGACCATGAGGCCACCCTGaggtgctgggccctgggcttcTACCCTGCAGAGATCACACTGACCTGGCAGCGGGATGGGGAGGAACAAACTCAGGACACACAGCTTGTGGAGACCAGGCCAGGGGGAGATGGAACCTTCCAGAAGTGGGGAGCTGTGGTGGTGCCTTCTGGAGAAGAGCAGAGATACACGTGCCATGTGCAGCATGAGGGGCTGCCGGAGCCCCTCACCCTGAGATGGGGTAAGAAGGGGGATGAGGGGTCATGTCTCTACTCAGGGAAAGCAGGAGCCCTTCTGGATCAGGGTCAGGGCCCCTcaccttcccctcctttcccagaGCCATCTTCCCAGTCCACCATCCCCATCGTGGGCATTGTTGTTGGCCTGGCTGTCCTAGCAGTTATGGTCACTGGAGCTGTGGTCGCTGCTGtgatgtggaggaggaagagctcaggtagggaaggggtgaggggtggggtcTGGGTTTTGTTGTCCCACTGGGGGTTTCAAGCCCCAGGTAGAAGTGTTCCCTGCCTCATTCCTGGGAAGCAGCATCCACACAGGGGCTAACCCAGCCTGGGGCCCTGTGTGCCAGCACTTACTCTGTTGTGTAGCACATGTGACAATGAAGGACGGATGTATCACCTTGATGATTATGGTATTGGGTCCTGATTCCAGCATTCGTGAGTCAGGGGAAGGTCCCTGCTAAGGACAGACCTTGGGAGGGCAGTTTGTCCAGGACACACAGCTGCTTTCCTCCTGTTCCCTGATCCTGCCCTGGGTCTGTAGTCATAGTTCTGGAAATTTCTCTTGGGACCAATACTAGGAGGTTCCACTAAGATCTTATGGCCTTGCTTCCTCCCAGTCCCCTCACAGGATATTTTCTTCCCGCAGGTGGAAAAGGAGGGAGCTACTCTCAGGCTGCATGtaagtggtgggggtgggagtgtggAGGAGCTTACCCACCCCATAATTCCTTCTGTCCCATGTCTCCTGAGGGCTCTGACCAGCTCATGTTTTTGTTCTACCCCAGCCAGCAACAGTGCCCAGGGATCTGATGTGTCTCTCACGGCTTGAAAAGGTGAGATTCTTGGGGTCTAGAGTAGGGGGGCGGGGGCAGAAGGGAAAGGCCTGGGTAATGGAGATTCTTTGATTGTAACGTTTCGAGTGTGTGGTGGCTGTTCAGAGTGTCATCACTTACCATGACTGACTTGAATTTTTTGTTCATGACTTGTTTTCTGTAGCCTGAGACAACTGTCTTGTGTGGAACTGAGAAGCAGGATTTCTTCACGCCTCCCTTTTGAAGACACTCTGGCATCTCTTTCTGCAAAGGCATCTGAACGTGTCTGCGTCCCTGTCAGCATAATGTGAGGAGGTGGAGAGACAGCCCACCCCCGTGTCCACCGTGTCCCCTGTTCCCACGCTGACCAGTGTTTCCTCCCCAGTCATCTTTCCTGTTCCAGAGAGGTGGGGCTGGATGTCTCCATCTCAGTCTCAACTTTATGTGCACTGAGCTGCAACTTCTTACTTCCCTACTGAAAATAAGAATCTGAATATAAATTTGTATTCTCAAATATCTGCTATGAGAGCTTGATGGATTAATTAAATAAGTCAATTCCTAGAATTTGAGAGAGCAAATAAAGACCTGAGAACCTTCCAGAATCCACATGTTCGCTGTGCTGAGTCTGTTGCAGGTGGGGGTGGAGAAGGCTGTGAGGAGCCCAGTGTGGACTGGGCCTGTGCCTAGTTGCTGTTCAGTTCTTCATGGGCTTTATTTGGTCAGTCCTCAGCTGGGTCACCTTCACTGCCCCATCGTCCTTGTCCCTTCAGTGGAAACTTGTCCAGCGGGAGCTGTGACCACAGAGGCTCAGACATCGCCAAGGGCGGCCCTTGCACACGGGGGTCTCTGTGTATTCTGAGACAAATTTTCAGAGACATTCACCTCCTGCCCTGCTTCTAGAGCTTCTGTTCTGCTCTGGTTTCCTGCCCTCTCTCCCTGCTTTGTTTCTAGTGATCTTGGCGCTGAATCCAATCCCAACTCATGAATCTATAAAGCAGAGTCTAATTTAGACTTATGTTTGTCTGTGAAATTGGACCTATCTTCAAGGACTGTTCTTTCCTGAAGAGAGAACCTGGTTTTGTGCTGCATTGTGCTGGGGTTGGGGGCATGGGGGGTGTTGCTGTAGTaagagggatgggggagggagggcacACAAGCAGCACTGCTGAGAAAAACATAGGCGGCCTGTATCTCAGTGTGAGGGGACCTTGTGCTGTACCTGCCACAAAACAGCATTTGGCCTAAGACTGTTAATAAAGATGCTGCTGTTAGAATAGGGGGGTGCTCTACAGTGATCATTCATTCAACTGACCTTTGTCATTGACCAGACATAGGACAGAATGGTTCTAATCTGGGGAACACCATttaagtaaaatcagaaaaatctctGGCCTTTTGTAGCATATGTTCCAGTGGAAAGAGGCAGACGTTAGATACGCTATAACCAGAGTAAGGAAGGAAAGTGCTAGAAGGTGGTAAGTGCTGTGAGGCAGGTGATCCAGGATGTGGGCAGTGGGGACAGGGAATGTGGCTGTTGTGCTGGGTAGTCAGTGTGTGCCTTGTTGCAAAGGTGACTTCTGAGGAAAGATTTGAGGGACGTGAGGATGTCTGGGGAAGTTCTTTCCAGACAGAGGAACCTCCAGTCCAAATGCACTATGGCAGGAAGGTGTCTGTGTTCCCAGAAGAATAAGGAGGCCAGGAGGGCTggacagagagaaactgaggtGAGGTCAGAGGTGCGGCCAGAGCAGGTGGGCTTGAGGGGAATGGGGTCGAATCTGACCTTTGCTCTGAGTGGAATGAAGAGTCAGAGGACAGTTTTGAGCAGAAGAGGGCCATGATATAACTTCTCTTTTAAAAGGATCTCTCTGACTGCTGTGCTGACAACAGAATTGAGAGGTGAGGGACgagggaggcagaagggaaaACAGTAGGAAGCGAGTGCAGTATTCCAGGCTGGAGATGTCAGTTACCTTGACTGGGCTGTGAGCAGGGGAACTAGTGGGTTGTGAGGGGATTCTGGATGCATTTGAAGATGGACTCACAGTATTTGCCAATGGATTGTATCTGTGGTGTGAGAAAGACGAATC from Macaca fascicularis isolate 582-1 chromosome 4, T2T-MFA8v1.1 includes these protein-coding regions:
- the LOC135970329 gene encoding HLA class I histocompatibility antigen, B alpha chain isoform X2 → MRVMAPRTLLLLLSGALALTETWAGSHSLRYLYTTVSRPGRGEPRFISVGYVDDTQFVRFDSDAESPREEPRAPWMEQEGPEYWEEQTRIAKGNAQTDRADLGTLRGYYNQSEAGSHTLQTMYGCDLGPDGRLLRGYYQDAYDGKDYIALNEDLRSWTAADMAAQNTQRNWEAAGEAEQWRAYLEGECLEWLRRYLENGKETLQRANPPKTHVTHHPVSDHEATLRCWALGFYPAEITLTWQRDGEEQTQDTQLVETRPGGDGTFQKWGAVVVPSGEEQRYTCHVQHEGLPEPLTLRWEPSSQSTIPIVGIVVGLAVLAVMVTGAVVAAVMWRRKSSGGKGGSYSQAACKWWGWECGGAYPPHNSFCPMSPEGSDQLMFLFYPSQQQCPGI
- the LOC135970329 gene encoding HLA class I histocompatibility antigen, B alpha chain isoform X1, translated to MRVMAPRTLLLLLSGALALTETWAGECGVGRELASAGRSEGTAGGGAGPGEPRGEEGRAGLSLSSPPGSHSLRYLYTTVSRPGRGEPRFISVGYVDDTQFVRFDSDAESPREEPRAPWMEQEGPEYWEEQTRIAKGNAQTDRADLGTLRGYYNQSEAGSHTLQTMYGCDLGPDGRLLRGYYQDAYDGKDYIALNEDLRSWTAADMAAQNTQRNWEAAGEAEQWRAYLEGECLEWLRRYLENGKETLQRANPPKTHVTHHPVSDHEATLRCWALGFYPAEITLTWQRDGEEQTQDTQLVETRPGGDGTFQKWGAVVVPSGEEQRYTCHVQHEGLPEPLTLRWEPSSQSTIPIVGIVVGLAVLAVMVTGAVVAAVMWRRKSSGGKGGSYSQAASSNSAQGSDVSLTA
- the LOC135970329 gene encoding HLA class I histocompatibility antigen, B alpha chain isoform X3, translating into MRVMAPRTLLLLLSGALALTETWAGSHSLRYLYTTVSRPGRGEPRFISVGYVDDTQFVRFDSDAESPREEPRAPWMEQEGPEYWEEQTRIAKGNAQTDRADLGTLRGYYNQSEAGSHTLQTMYGCDLGPDGRLLRGYYQDAYDGKDYIALNEDLRSWTAADMAAQNTQRNWEAAGEAEQWRAYLEGECLEWLRRYLENGKETLQRANPPKTHVTHHPVSDHEATLRCWALGFYPAEITLTWQRDGEEQTQDTQLVETRPGGDGTFQKWGAVVVPSGEEQRYTCHVQHEGLPEPLTLRWEPSSQSTIPIVGIVVGLAVLAVMVTGAVVAAVMWRRKSSGGKGGSYSQAASSNSAQGSDVSLTA